In Lolium rigidum isolate FL_2022 chromosome 7, APGP_CSIRO_Lrig_0.1, whole genome shotgun sequence, the DNA window ggtggtggagaggagaggatAGCGCGGCGGAGGGCGTACTAATAAGCGGTGCCGCACAACAGCCGAGGCGTCGCATTTACGGCAGCATCTGCGCGTGGACCGGTGGTTTCATCGGCGGCCAGCCCGAGGCGTCGCATTTACGACGGTGTCTGCGTGTGGACAGGTGGTTTCATCGGCGACCGACCGCAGAGCATACGAGGCGTCGTATTTATGATGCCGTCGGCTGTTGAGTCGCTGCCAAGGCGGCCCCACCCGTGAAAACCGTCGTGGTGCTTGGCACCGGCGTGCCCGATTCGCAACCTTCGTGAAGGGGCCGGCACTTTTATTGGGCTCAAAAACTAGCCAGCGTTTTTTGAACCGCGCCGATGCGAAACCATTTTAACCGTCGGCCGCCAAAAAGCTATCGAAACCGCTACGGGAcgcccggtggagatgctctaagagcatgtaCAACAGTTTAGACGATGGCTGTCTTTAGTGTCCTTCCATGTCAGATACAGACCACCCTACAAACACCTTGTACAACGGATCGTCTGTTTAGAAACCTACAATCACGCACCAAACGGTTGGAGATTAGATCGATCGTGAGAGGAAAAAACGGTCAGTTACAGACACCTCACGTACAACGGGAGAATAGCTATCGTTAAGCCACGATTTTTGCGGCACTAGACGATCGGTAATTCTACAGACGGGCTGCTCCCTCCTCGCTATTCTCTCTCTGCCACTTAGATAAAAATCTGACGTGTTCGACGCTACAGACGGCTGACTGTATACtactgtacatgccctaagagcatctccaacagacgcgctaaaagGCCTGCGCGGTAAAAAAACCGACGGTTTGCCGCGCGCGGgcgctgccgcgctgctccagcAGAGGCGGGAAAAAGGCGCGCGCGCTAAAAAATTTGCCGCCCGCGCGTTTTCGCGCTATctcgcgcgggaaacttgccgcgTGCGATGGCGCGCGCGGTATAAACACGCCACGCGCGAGCGCGGGCAACTGTCACTTCCTCCACGCGTCTCTCTCCCTCCTCGtctctctccctcccgcgccgctccacctccggccgctccgcctcctcccgcgccgctccaTCTCCGTCCGcgagatgcctccgcgccgccgcccctcctccggctaccacggcgtcCGGCGCCGCCGAGCGGCCggttcgacgcggaaatccgctccggcgaggagcggatccgcctcggcaccttcgacaccgcgcacgaggcggcgcgggcgtacgacgccgCCGCGTGGCGGCTCGGCCACTCGCGTCGGTCGATGAACTTCCACGATGTCTACACGCGGGAGCAAGCGGAGAtgctcggcgccgccgccgccgatgatcacGCGCGAACAGCAGCGGCCGACGGCCGGGAGCTCGAGCAGCGCCtcatcatcgccgagcgcgacgaggcgctgcgcctcgaatgggcgcgccgcttccccgaggacgtcgccgccacggaggccttctacggcatccacgcgcagaaggaggaggagaaggcggcgatgaaagcgaagaagaaggcgagccgcgagaagcgccgcgccgagtccgcggcgaggaagaaggcgaggaccgacacggcgacgaggaggaaggaggaaaggaagaacgccgcagggccgtcgaccgtcgtcctctcgtcctcctccgacttccagtacacgacggcgtcgacgccggtgtcggacacgacactgagcagctccgacttcgactgggagtccgaCGACCGGTCCGACGACCAGTAGTTTTATTTAGTATTTTCGTTTAAATGTCGCATTGTATCGTCGCACTttaaatatattcgtattttcgatcaaatttcatagtttgtttgatgaatttttaaaaaaaacggtcggattagcagtttgtgacgcgtgcgcgctgcaaaatagcgcctctggcggaggtgcgtttttcgcacaccaacgcgcgctgcaaaatacagcctccgccgggggcaaattcgctatgccgcgcacgagcggtatacagcgcgcccaatcACCGGTACAGCGCGCGAGATTTTACAgcgccctgttggagatgctctaagttgatTGGGGGAGGTTTTATTCTCGCTGAAAGTTCGGACCACGTTCTGTTGCCTGGAGTGCACGATGTGAGTCCGTAGGAAGATTCCGAAGAAATAATCGTCCAGCATTACTCATTTCTAGACCCGCTTGGGCCGCTTGGCCACTTGCGCTCGTAAGTCGTACCACATTGTCACGTGGAGTAGTTTGGTAACCATACTTGTCACTTGTGTCACAGAAGTTCCTGTACCCGTCGCTCATGACATGAGTGTGGGACTCGTTCCTCGCCGAGAAGTCTCGGAATAAGTGAAGATGAGAATTGCGCGGCACCTTCGCGTGTTCCGCATTTCCTCTTGGTATACGCGTGTTCCGCTTTGCCTGGTTTACGCGTCTGCGTGGACTAGGAAAAGTACTCTGGCTTGTAGAAGGCTTAAATTTCACGCGGCAAGCAGTGGTATATAGCAAGGCCAAATCGTCAGTCTGGTAACCAAACCATCCTTGTCCTGCCTTGCCTGAGTTTTCCACACATCCTCTGTGGTTCCGGCCTCAGTCACAACTCATAGTTGCAAGCTTGGTGGTGGGGACCACTACATTGCAGTACCAAGCGTTATCTCGCTCGTCGACACGTGCCCCACCAGCTTTCCTCCTTCAGgcacggcagcggcagcggctccGCCGCATCTTTGCTTCCGGCGGACACCATCAtccccagagagagagagagagagcattgGTTCGTTGATTGATCCAACAACAATGGTGAAGTTCACAGGAGCAGACGCGGCGGCCTTGGGCTTAGAGTCCGCTGCTCTGGCGGAGGCGCCGGAGCTGCTCCGGTCGGCTTTTCGGGCACTGGCTTCCCAGATCCAGTCGTGCGATGAGAGCCATCCGAAATGGGCGCTCAGGTGCGGCGGCAAGGCCGCGGCTGCCGAGCTGGAGTCGCTCAAGACCAGTGTGCACCACGTCTGGTTCGTCTCTGCCGGCGGCGCGTACAAGGCGCTGGCGCAGCAGGCAAGGGACGTCACCTACTTCATCCAAGACCTTCAAGACATGATTGAGTACCGCAGGCTTCAGACCACCCTCGCCCCGCGCATCAACATTCTCAGCCATCATATCAAGCGGCTGAGGTGCCCATGGAACCGCTCCAGGACAGACAGGTTCATTAGGGACATCAGAGCTGTGAATGAAGAAACTCGCAGGCTTGGCTCTCTGCTGGACAAGGCCCAATGCCAGCTGCCCCGTCCTGATTCCGTCAGGACAACTCATCGCACTGTGGTATTTGGGCGCCACAAGGAGCGGGATGACATCGTGCAGATGCTCGTCCAGCAGCCGTGCCGCGAGGATGCTGCGCCGGAGCCGGAGATGATCATCTCTGTTACTGGTGCCGGAGGAATCGGGAAGACCACCCTCGCCCAGATGGTGTTCAACGATGCAAGGGTCGCGCAGCATTTCGATGTAAGATTCTGGGTGTCTGTTTCCACTTGTTCCAACAAAATGCAGCTCGCAGCAGAGATTCTGAGATCGGCCCACCCAGCCTGGGATGGATCTgatgagaagaagaagacggtGGATTTTGAGATGCTACAGTCAGAGCTCCGTCGGTTCGTGGCAGCCAAGAGATGTCTGATTGTTCTAGATGATGTGTGTGGCAGCACCGATGAAATCTTGCAGGAAATCCTCACCCCCCTACAGTCTGCAGATATCAGAAGCAGGATATTGGTGACTTCTCGCATGCCTCACATGATGGGTGCCTCGCAGATGTACACTGTAAATCCGCTGGGTAGCGACGACTGCTGGTCCCTGCTCAAGGAGCATGCTCTTCCCAGTGATGCCGGGGATGTCCATCCAGATCTGCAGCACATCGGGAGGGAAATAGCTGCAAAAACCAACGGATCACCTTTGTCTCTCAAACTGGTGGGAGGGGTGCTAGGAGCTACAAGGAGCAAAGGGCACTGGATGAATATCAGGGATATAGGATTACAAGATGACACTGCCTTACAGCTGAGCTATAAGCACCTGCCGGGACACCTCAAGCGATGCTTTGCATATTGCAGTTTGTTTCCACAGGACTACAAGTTTGATCCAGCACACTTGTCCCGCCTTTGGATTGCCGAGGGTTTTGTTGATTCAAGATGCAAGCCTGAGAAAAGGATGGAAGACATAGCTAGAGAATATTTTGATCAGCTCCTTGCACGCTCATTCTTCCAGGAAATCAAGCTTGGGCAAAAGATGTACTACGTGGTGCATGACTTGCTCCATCATCTCGCAAAGTCTGTTGCAGCGGAGGACTGCTTTCGTGTTGAGGATGGCATCAAGTGTGACATCCCGTCAACGGTGCGGCATCTGTCGGTCCCCGTGAACAGCCTACCTGGTCTTGCAAACTTCAGCGGGCTCGAAGATCTGCGCACCTTGTTAGTCCAAAGATCAGTTCCGTCCTCCACCAGTTGCTTCCAACAGGATATTGCTGTTAATTTGAAATGTCTTCTGGAAAAGTCAAAGCATTTGCGTGTTCTTGATCTCAGCAGCCTGAACTTGGAAGAGTTGCCCCTATGCATTGATGGCTTATTGGGCCTCCGTTACCTATCTATCCATGGCTCCATACAGAGGCTTCCGGAGTCGATTGGTAAGCTCCTGCATCTGCAAACATTGTGCTTTACTGGGAAATGTTACCTTGAGAAGCTTCCTGCAAGCATTAGTATGTTAGTCAATCTGCGGCACCTTGTTGTCGAAACAAAGTATACTGCAGGATTGACGGGCATTGGTCGGCTAGCTAACCTTCAGGGATCACTTGAGCTCCATGTTGAGAAGAGGGAAGGGCTTAAGGTGGAAGAGTTGAGGGACATCAATGGTCTCCGTGGGTTACTCAAAATAAAGGGTCTAGAAAATGTTTCAAGCTATGAAGAAGCCTGCAAAGCTGAGTTGAATAACAAACCTTATCTTCATTCTCTGAATTTGGAATGGAGCTCCGCTAGTACAAATAATTCCCTTCCTGCTGATGCCAAGGTACTTGAAGGCCTACAGCCGCACCAAGACATAAAGGTACTTAATATTAGAAGGTTTCGTGGCGCCAAAGCTCCCAGTTGGCTACAGTCACTGCAGCAGCTGCATTCCTTGTATCTTACTAACTGCAGGAGTTTAGTCATGCTTCCTCCATTGGGGCTGTTGGGATCACTCAAATACTTACACATGAAGGAGATGTGTGCAGTTGACCGAATTGGACATGAGTTTT includes these proteins:
- the LOC124673049 gene encoding putative disease resistance protein RGA3 codes for the protein MVKFTGADAAALGLESAALAEAPELLRSAFRALASQIQSCDESHPKWALRCGGKAAAAELESLKTSVHHVWFVSAGGAYKALAQQARDVTYFIQDLQDMIEYRRLQTTLAPRINILSHHIKRLRCPWNRSRTDRFIRDIRAVNEETRRLGSLLDKAQCQLPRPDSVRTTHRTVVFGRHKERDDIVQMLVQQPCREDAAPEPEMIISVTGAGGIGKTTLAQMVFNDARVAQHFDVRFWVSVSTCSNKMQLAAEILRSAHPAWDGSDEKKKTVDFEMLQSELRRFVAAKRCLIVLDDVCGSTDEILQEILTPLQSADIRSRILVTSRMPHMMGASQMYTVNPLGSDDCWSLLKEHALPSDAGDVHPDLQHIGREIAAKTNGSPLSLKLVGGVLGATRSKGHWMNIRDIGLQDDTALQLSYKHLPGHLKRCFAYCSLFPQDYKFDPAHLSRLWIAEGFVDSRCKPEKRMEDIAREYFDQLLARSFFQEIKLGQKMYYVVHDLLHHLAKSVAAEDCFRVEDGIKCDIPSTVRHLSVPVNSLPGLANFSGLEDLRTLLVQRSVPSSTSCFQQDIAVNLKCLLEKSKHLRVLDLSSLNLEELPLCIDGLLGLRYLSIHGSIQRLPESIGKLLHLQTLCFTGKCYLEKLPASISMLVNLRHLVVETKYTAGLTGIGRLANLQGSLELHVEKREGLKVEELRDINGLRGLLKIKGLENVSSYEEACKAELNNKPYLHSLNLEWSSASTNNSLPADAKVLEGLQPHQDIKVLNIRRFRGAKAPSWLQSLQQLHSLYLTNCRSLVMLPPLGLLGSLKYLHMKEMCAVDRIGHEFYGTGDVAFPSLSFLKLDDFPRLHDWSGIADRKSFPCLERLIIMDCPELGQIPPFFPITREVTIERTRLIPYMRLAPFSSISEKFQLDLFTTSVNFGGLLSKQHIEAIAALNISGAEEVIVTEEIESLVSLRTLQLRQCNVTDQNFSRFLQALPCLSSLELSDLPNVTSLPASETLRFSIVLTALSIRNCQFFQCLSSLQFFGSLKDLVLERCTKVTAASFPLNFRSLPSLKVLRISYCSELQSLPVCGLPSSLETLHIIGCHQELSRQSRNRKGHYFEKLAVVPNLRIQ